A portion of the Stigmatella aurantiaca DW4/3-1 genome contains these proteins:
- a CDS encoding DUF6603 domain-containing protein, whose product MATLDINIDPNTIQSVRDVVFALERTFQASFVPDFLRTLDDTLPLQSATFVVNTEKQQYEFGVEFGIKIGEEGQGEDTESKHLVLGLAMVLKPDKATGKFPHAAEFGAKVEVPVEWGEINGFIFEGRFTEKMGSTLVLQCNLVEEQALPLASLVGGVAPALGLAIPEELSIPIRQNFLLVLMGQVTSKRPRLLMGGGLSAGVDLGQLPLVGLYFTSGQTTANVSVDLLVATARFTKDEVKGINGVLEEMSSPMRIRSSSATVQELEFGASLVAYVAIGEMVRSWYMPLKRRRTGTGVRSARGLVPRQLTRASLDDIPLTLADNGAWLTVQRAVGPVHFEKLGLVYRDGAVQFVPEIVLSVGDLKLSLTGMAVRLPLPSGATQLLLEGFGLEYENATLRIAGAFLRKKRDGYEEYAGIAALQMGVKGQTLGLAAIGAYAVPNNGEPSLFLYATLDYPLGGPPFFFVTGLAAGFGYNRAFTAPALEDVQDFPLVKQAVEGTGKWDSDGATEAVATQLEALTRYLKIQPDTGFLTLGVKFTSFKMLDGFALLYAAIGKGFELGLLGLARLTVPFSKPGSAAKDPLVFVELALQARFAPEEGVVMVRGQLTPSSYLLGKACKLTGGFAFATWFAGPHAGDFVLTQGGYHPSFKKPSHYPDVPRVGFHWQVDSKLSISGESYFALCAHAVMAGGYLKASYESGSAWASFTVGADFLISWRPYAYDIRLYVSFKAGLGCLKGSIGADLHLWGPSFGGKAQLDFWLFSVSVKFGNQGGVAPVPIGWDEFRSSFLPEDREMVSAAVAEGLLRQYRSKDEEVWIVNPKEFVLVTDSVIPSKKAVFVSSGDTFQGNQSLGVAPMAVETNQLESEHRVSIKYGNTEVAKGKFIVREEKRKVPEALWGAPKTQTVKGEKRLRFPGVNDRSFVEDTLAGLRIEPAPVPNPADTKDLPVELLRYETTPMPDAYAWQTLPAFRAQELEDDARRNAIRQSIARNPARDALLESLGFVPAEHVTLRDAVADLFVFAPQVKEA is encoded by the coding sequence ATGGCCACTCTCGATATCAATATCGACCCGAACACGATTCAAAGCGTTCGTGATGTCGTCTTCGCGCTGGAGCGCACCTTCCAGGCGAGCTTCGTCCCGGACTTCTTGCGGACCCTGGATGACACGCTCCCCCTGCAGAGCGCCACGTTCGTCGTCAACACGGAGAAGCAGCAGTACGAGTTCGGCGTGGAGTTCGGTATCAAGATCGGCGAGGAAGGCCAGGGAGAGGACACCGAGTCCAAGCACCTCGTCCTGGGCCTCGCCATGGTCCTCAAGCCCGACAAGGCCACGGGGAAGTTCCCCCATGCCGCCGAGTTCGGCGCCAAGGTGGAGGTCCCCGTCGAGTGGGGAGAGATCAACGGCTTCATCTTCGAGGGCAGGTTCACCGAGAAGATGGGCAGCACGCTCGTGCTCCAGTGCAACCTGGTGGAGGAGCAGGCGCTGCCCCTGGCCTCACTCGTGGGCGGCGTGGCACCGGCGCTCGGGTTAGCCATCCCCGAGGAGCTGTCCATCCCCATCCGGCAGAACTTCCTCCTGGTTCTCATGGGGCAGGTGACAAGCAAGCGGCCCCGGCTCCTGATGGGCGGCGGATTGAGCGCCGGGGTGGATCTGGGCCAGTTGCCCCTGGTGGGGCTCTACTTCACCTCCGGCCAGACGACCGCGAACGTGTCCGTGGACCTGCTCGTGGCCACCGCCCGCTTCACCAAGGACGAGGTCAAGGGCATCAACGGGGTGCTGGAGGAGATGAGCTCTCCCATGCGCATCCGCTCCTCCAGCGCCACCGTGCAAGAGCTGGAGTTCGGCGCCTCCCTCGTCGCGTACGTGGCCATCGGGGAGATGGTGCGCTCCTGGTACATGCCGCTCAAGCGGCGGCGCACCGGCACCGGCGTGCGCTCCGCGCGGGGGCTTGTCCCGAGGCAGTTGACACGTGCCTCGTTGGACGACATCCCCCTCACGCTCGCCGACAACGGCGCCTGGCTCACCGTGCAACGCGCCGTGGGGCCCGTGCACTTCGAGAAGTTGGGGCTTGTCTACAGGGACGGCGCCGTGCAGTTCGTGCCGGAGATCGTCCTGTCCGTGGGGGACCTGAAGCTGTCGCTCACCGGGATGGCTGTGCGTCTGCCCCTGCCGAGCGGCGCCACGCAGTTGCTGCTGGAGGGCTTCGGGCTCGAGTACGAGAACGCCACGCTGCGCATCGCTGGCGCCTTCCTGCGCAAGAAGCGTGACGGCTACGAGGAGTACGCCGGCATAGCCGCGCTCCAGATGGGAGTGAAGGGCCAGACGCTCGGCCTGGCGGCCATCGGCGCGTATGCCGTTCCCAACAACGGCGAGCCATCCCTGTTCCTCTACGCCACGCTGGACTACCCGCTCGGCGGTCCACCGTTCTTCTTCGTCACCGGCCTGGCGGCGGGCTTCGGCTACAACCGCGCCTTCACCGCGCCCGCGCTGGAGGACGTGCAGGACTTCCCCCTCGTCAAGCAGGCCGTGGAGGGCACGGGGAAGTGGGATTCGGATGGCGCCACCGAGGCCGTCGCCACGCAGCTCGAGGCGCTCACCCGCTACCTGAAGATCCAACCCGACACGGGTTTTCTGACGCTCGGGGTGAAGTTCACCTCGTTCAAGATGCTGGACGGCTTCGCGCTCCTGTACGCGGCCATCGGCAAGGGGTTCGAGTTGGGGCTGCTGGGGCTCGCGCGTCTGACCGTGCCCTTCTCCAAGCCCGGCTCGGCGGCAAAGGATCCGCTCGTGTTCGTGGAGCTGGCGCTGCAGGCGCGCTTCGCCCCGGAAGAGGGCGTGGTGATGGTGCGCGGGCAGCTCACGCCCTCGTCCTACCTGCTCGGCAAGGCGTGCAAGCTCACGGGTGGCTTCGCGTTCGCCACGTGGTTCGCTGGACCCCACGCGGGTGACTTCGTGTTGACCCAGGGTGGGTACCATCCATCCTTCAAGAAGCCCTCGCACTACCCGGACGTGCCCCGGGTGGGCTTCCACTGGCAGGTCGACAGCAAGCTCTCCATCAGCGGCGAGTCCTACTTCGCGCTATGCGCCCACGCCGTCATGGCGGGGGGCTATCTCAAGGCGAGCTACGAGAGCGGCTCGGCCTGGGCGTCCTTCACCGTGGGTGCCGACTTCCTCATCAGCTGGCGGCCGTATGCCTATGACATCCGCCTGTATGTGAGCTTCAAGGCGGGCCTGGGCTGTCTCAAGGGCAGCATCGGCGCGGACCTGCACTTGTGGGGGCCGTCGTTTGGCGGCAAGGCGCAGCTGGACTTCTGGCTGTTCAGCGTGTCGGTGAAGTTTGGCAACCAGGGGGGCGTGGCCCCGGTGCCCATCGGCTGGGACGAGTTCCGCTCGTCCTTCCTGCCCGAGGACCGGGAGATGGTCAGCGCCGCCGTGGCCGAGGGCCTGCTGCGCCAGTACCGCTCGAAGGACGAAGAGGTGTGGATCGTCAATCCCAAGGAGTTCGTGCTGGTGACGGACTCGGTCATCCCGAGCAAGAAGGCCGTCTTCGTGTCGTCCGGCGACACGTTCCAGGGCAATCAGTCCCTGGGCGTGGCGCCCATGGCGGTGGAGACGAACCAGTTGGAGAGCGAGCACCGCGTCTCCATCAAGTACGGGAACACAGAGGTGGCGAAGGGCAAGTTCATCGTCCGCGAGGAGAAGCGCAAGGTGCCCGAGGCGCTGTGGGGCGCGCCCAAGACACAGACGGTGAAGGGGGAGAAGCGGCTGCGCTTTCCCGGTGTCAACGACCGCTCCTTCGTGGAGGACACGCTCGCCGGTCTGCGCATCGAGCCCGCGCCCGTGCCCAACCCGGCGGACACGAAGGACCTGCCCGTGGAACTGCTGCGCTACGAGACGACGCCGATGCCCGACGCCTACGCCTGGCAGACGCTGCCTGCCTTCCGCGCCCAAGAGCTCGAGGACGATGCTCGTCGCAACGCCATCCGTCAATCCATCGCTCGCAACCCCGCGCGCGACGCGCTGCTCGAGTCCCTGGGCTTCGTGCCCGCCGAGCACGTCACGTTGCGCGACGCTGTCGCCGACCTCTTCGTTTTCGCCCCCCAGGTGAAGGAAGCCTGA
- a CDS encoding aminopeptidase P family protein yields MTTQSEAAQAAATEATASQPVTSEPQAKPAGHDTVPPPALLDFMMKRWKPNTRKLPPKLKHADAFLARRRALSKLFPGETLIIPTGHEKVRANDTHYRFRPGTDFYYLTGNTEPDCVLVLQPKEGGGHTDILFVEPNPGRSDATFFTDRVKGELWVGPRLGVKESQARFGVHEARGLPELKGFLSSLHGEVSRPTRVLRGFSDKVDGVLPAQAERDKALAQALSELRLLKDAQELRELQAAIDSTQRGFEDVIRSLKSARSEREVEGIFNLRARVEGNDVGYNTIAASGSHACVLHWTRNDGPVKKGELLLLDAGVEGNSLYTADITRTLPVSGKFSKEQRQIYELVLEAQLQAFKAVKPGNDFMEPNRAAMRVLAQGLERLGILPDAEEALKDQHQFYKRYSLHNVSHMLGLDVHDCAQARQEVYKYGKLQSGMVLTVEPGLYFQTDDLTVPPRYRGIGVRIEDDVVVTARGCKVLSDGIPRTVKDVEAWIKRIWAKKK; encoded by the coding sequence ATGACGACCCAGTCCGAAGCCGCCCAAGCCGCTGCCACGGAAGCCACTGCCTCCCAGCCCGTCACGTCCGAGCCCCAGGCGAAGCCCGCCGGTCATGACACCGTGCCGCCGCCCGCGCTGCTCGACTTCATGATGAAGCGCTGGAAGCCCAACACCCGGAAGCTTCCTCCCAAGCTCAAGCACGCGGATGCCTTCCTGGCGCGGCGCCGGGCCCTCTCCAAGCTCTTCCCCGGGGAGACGCTCATCATCCCCACCGGCCACGAAAAGGTGCGCGCCAATGACACGCACTACCGGTTCCGCCCGGGCACCGACTTCTACTACCTCACCGGCAACACCGAGCCGGACTGCGTGCTCGTCCTCCAGCCCAAGGAGGGTGGAGGCCACACGGACATCCTCTTCGTGGAGCCCAACCCGGGCCGCAGCGACGCCACCTTCTTCACCGACCGGGTGAAGGGCGAGCTCTGGGTGGGGCCTCGCCTGGGCGTGAAGGAGAGCCAGGCCCGCTTTGGCGTCCACGAAGCGCGCGGGCTCCCTGAGCTGAAGGGTTTTCTCTCCAGCCTCCACGGCGAGGTGTCCCGCCCCACGCGCGTGCTGCGCGGCTTCTCGGACAAGGTGGACGGCGTCCTGCCCGCCCAGGCGGAGCGGGACAAGGCGCTCGCCCAGGCGCTCTCGGAGCTGCGGCTCCTCAAGGATGCCCAGGAGCTGCGCGAGCTCCAGGCCGCCATCGACTCCACGCAACGGGGCTTCGAGGACGTCATCCGCAGCCTCAAGTCCGCCCGCAGCGAGCGGGAGGTGGAAGGCATCTTCAACCTCCGCGCCCGGGTCGAGGGCAACGACGTGGGCTACAACACCATCGCCGCCAGCGGCTCGCACGCCTGCGTGCTGCACTGGACGCGCAATGACGGCCCGGTGAAGAAGGGAGAGCTGCTGCTCCTGGACGCGGGCGTGGAGGGCAACAGCCTCTACACGGCGGACATCACCCGCACGCTGCCCGTCTCCGGCAAGTTCTCCAAGGAGCAGCGGCAGATCTACGAGTTGGTGCTCGAAGCCCAGCTCCAGGCCTTCAAGGCGGTGAAGCCGGGCAACGACTTCATGGAGCCCAACCGCGCCGCCATGCGCGTCCTCGCCCAGGGGCTCGAGCGCCTCGGCATCCTCCCGGATGCGGAGGAGGCCTTGAAGGACCAGCACCAGTTCTACAAGCGCTACTCGCTGCACAACGTCAGCCACATGCTCGGCCTGGACGTGCACGACTGCGCGCAGGCGCGGCAGGAGGTCTACAAGTACGGCAAGCTCCAGTCAGGCATGGTGCTCACCGTGGAGCCGGGCCTGTACTTCCAGACGGACGATCTCACCGTGCCGCCGCGCTACCGCGGCATCGGTGTCCGCATCGAGGATGACGTGGTGGTGACGGCCCGCGGCTGCAAGGTCCTCTCCGACGGCATCCCTCGCACGGTGAAGGACGTCGAGGCCTGGATCAAACGCATCTGGGCGAAGAAGAAGTAG
- a CDS encoding MOSC domain-containing protein → MPTVAELFLYPLKSAAGVPLTEAQVEPLGVAHDRRWMVVSLGGAFFTGRKHPSLIRISALPSATGLRLSSPGFPELEVPVPPRDAPRLDVSIWNDICSAARAGEAADRWLSAFLGEPVCLVYVDDRMMRPVDPLYSVPGDKVGFADGFPLLLLSRASLEDLNQRLARPVSMLHFRPNLVVEGCEPFAEDTWKRLRIGDVELEVVKPCARCVMVNLDPRTAEQAPDGEPLRTLTTFRRQLKNKVMFGQNVVVRRPGRFQVGDAVDVLE, encoded by the coding sequence ATGCCGACCGTGGCTGAGCTCTTCCTCTATCCCCTCAAGTCCGCTGCGGGGGTGCCCTTGACCGAGGCCCAGGTGGAGCCCCTGGGGGTGGCGCATGACCGCCGGTGGATGGTGGTTTCGCTCGGTGGCGCCTTCTTCACTGGGCGGAAGCACCCGTCCCTGATTCGCATCAGCGCCCTGCCCAGCGCCACGGGCCTGCGCCTGTCCTCCCCAGGGTTTCCGGAACTGGAGGTGCCGGTGCCTCCCCGGGACGCGCCGCGCCTGGACGTCTCCATCTGGAACGATATCTGCTCGGCCGCGCGGGCGGGGGAGGCTGCGGACCGGTGGCTCTCGGCGTTTCTCGGTGAGCCCGTGTGCCTGGTCTACGTGGATGACCGGATGATGCGCCCGGTAGATCCCCTGTACTCGGTTCCCGGGGACAAGGTGGGCTTCGCCGACGGGTTTCCGTTGCTGTTGCTGTCCCGCGCCTCGCTGGAGGATCTCAACCAGCGTCTGGCACGCCCCGTCTCGATGCTCCACTTCCGCCCCAACTTGGTGGTGGAGGGCTGTGAGCCGTTCGCCGAGGACACCTGGAAGCGGCTGCGCATCGGGGACGTCGAACTGGAGGTGGTCAAACCCTGCGCGAGGTGTGTCATGGTGAACCTGGACCCGCGCACGGCGGAGCAAGCCCCCGATGGAGAGCCGCTGCGCACGCTCACCACCTTCCGCCGGCAGCTCAAGAACAAGGTGATGTTCGGCCAGAACGTGGTGGTGCGCCGCCCCGGGAGGTTCCAGGTGGGCGACGCGGTGGACGTGCTCGAATGA
- a CDS encoding glycoside hydrolase family 16 protein — protein MSRQTFSSKFLAACCLTALTGCAMDASEAETTDAVPEAVGQSQGELDYNPGSGWNLAWSDEFEGTSLNGNNWTTLNSDFDPVTNNCNFGTGEIEYPRTQNVSVSGGKLILKAERTAPTTVSDTRCGSQQRTLFSGRLHTKGKVERRYGKIVASIKIPSGYGMWPAFWTLGANVQQVGWPSSGEIDILEWHSNEPTWMKSAVHWYGGTAPNGGDAHWGTGQSGGYNLADSFHLYELEWDAAGKMVFRLDNQYVGSTFSNSSEAEFQQNHYIILNLAMGGNWYGFPSAASIALTQGQPKTMEVEWVRWYQTGGTTPPPTGISVANAGFESGMADWTTWTPNGTAAAAFSETYNGGHSGAYHLTHWSSQPFETWTYQVKTGLANGNYKVRAWVRKGGNFAIARLQGKTSGSAAPVFTSLGTYGGWTLVETPTINVTSGYLEFGFHTQATTADGANFIHMDDVEIVKL, from the coding sequence ATGTCTCGACAGACCTTTTCCTCGAAGTTCCTGGCCGCCTGCTGTCTGACGGCCCTCACCGGATGCGCGATGGACGCGTCCGAAGCAGAAACGACGGACGCAGTTCCCGAGGCCGTGGGGCAATCCCAAGGTGAGCTCGACTACAACCCGGGCTCGGGCTGGAACCTGGCCTGGTCGGATGAGTTCGAGGGCACCAGCCTGAACGGGAACAACTGGACCACGCTCAACAGCGACTTCGATCCGGTCACCAACAACTGCAACTTCGGCACGGGGGAGATCGAGTACCCCCGTACCCAGAACGTGTCGGTGAGCGGCGGCAAGCTCATCCTCAAGGCGGAGCGCACGGCGCCCACGACCGTGTCCGACACCCGCTGCGGCAGCCAGCAGCGCACGCTCTTCTCGGGGCGTCTGCACACCAAGGGCAAGGTGGAGCGGCGCTACGGGAAGATCGTGGCGAGCATCAAGATTCCCTCGGGTTACGGCATGTGGCCGGCGTTCTGGACGCTGGGCGCGAACGTCCAGCAGGTGGGCTGGCCCTCCAGTGGTGAGATCGACATCCTCGAGTGGCACTCGAACGAGCCCACGTGGATGAAGTCCGCCGTGCACTGGTACGGCGGCACCGCGCCCAACGGCGGCGATGCCCACTGGGGCACCGGCCAGAGCGGCGGCTACAACCTGGCCGATTCCTTCCACCTCTATGAGCTGGAGTGGGATGCCGCCGGCAAGATGGTGTTCAGGCTCGACAACCAGTACGTGGGCTCGACGTTCTCGAACAGCAGCGAGGCGGAGTTCCAGCAGAACCACTACATCATCCTGAACCTGGCCATGGGCGGGAACTGGTACGGTTTCCCCAGCGCCGCCAGCATCGCCCTGACGCAGGGACAGCCCAAGACCATGGAAGTGGAGTGGGTGCGCTGGTACCAGACGGGCGGCACCACGCCGCCGCCCACGGGCATCTCCGTGGCCAACGCGGGCTTCGAGTCGGGCATGGCGGACTGGACGACGTGGACGCCCAACGGCACCGCGGCGGCGGCCTTCAGCGAGACGTACAACGGTGGGCACTCGGGCGCCTACCACCTGACGCACTGGAGCTCACAGCCCTTCGAGACCTGGACGTACCAGGTCAAGACGGGGCTCGCGAACGGCAACTACAAGGTGCGCGCGTGGGTGCGCAAGGGCGGCAACTTCGCCATCGCCCGGCTCCAGGGCAAGACGAGCGGCAGCGCCGCGCCCGTGTTCACCTCGCTGGGCACCTACGGCGGCTGGACGCTGGTGGAGACGCCCACCATCAACGTCACCTCGGGCTACCTGGAGTTCGGCTTCCACACGCAGGCCACCACGGCTGACGGCGCCAACTTCATCCACATGGATGATGTCGAGATCGTGAAGCTCTAA
- a CDS encoding 16S rRNA (uracil(1498)-N(3))-methyltransferase → MNLLLLLDEDFLPDGTARLTGRRAQHAREVLRAEPGERLRVGRLGGLVGTGEVLENSEGVLRLSAHLTEAPPPRAGVDLLLAIPRPKALKKVLPAVASLGVDRVVLVNAARVEKSYFDSKVLAAGSIQELLLQGLEQARDTRLPEVLVRERFRPFVEDELDAVLGAQALRLLPHPPARQPLTATRVGTAPRVVLAIGPDGGWVPFEAALLEAHGFQPFTLGPRILRVETAVPVLLGQVALLRDNIPAP, encoded by the coding sequence GTGAACCTGCTGCTGCTCTTGGATGAGGACTTCCTTCCGGATGGAACCGCGCGCTTGACGGGGCGCCGGGCGCAGCACGCCCGGGAAGTGCTCCGGGCCGAACCGGGTGAGCGCCTCCGGGTGGGGCGGCTGGGCGGCCTCGTGGGCACAGGCGAAGTGCTGGAAAACAGCGAAGGCGTGCTGCGCCTGAGCGCCCACCTGACCGAGGCGCCCCCTCCCCGGGCTGGAGTGGATTTGCTGCTGGCCATCCCCCGCCCCAAGGCCCTCAAGAAGGTGCTGCCCGCGGTGGCCTCCCTGGGGGTGGACCGGGTGGTGCTCGTCAACGCCGCCCGGGTGGAGAAGAGCTACTTCGACTCCAAGGTGCTGGCCGCGGGCTCCATTCAAGAGTTGCTCCTCCAAGGACTCGAACAGGCCCGGGACACGCGCCTCCCCGAGGTGCTCGTGCGCGAGCGGTTCCGGCCCTTTGTCGAGGACGAGCTGGATGCCGTGCTGGGCGCCCAGGCGCTGCGCCTGCTTCCCCACCCTCCCGCACGCCAACCGCTCACCGCCACGCGCGTGGGCACAGCCCCCCGCGTGGTCCTCGCCATCGGACCCGACGGTGGGTGGGTCCCGTTCGAAGCAGCGCTGCTGGAGGCGCACGGCTTCCAGCCCTTCACGCTGGGCCCCCGGATCCTCCGGGTGGAGACGGCCGTTCCTGTCCTCCTGGGCCAGGTGGCCCTTCTGAGAGACAACATCCCCGCCCCCTGA